TTCAacagaagaaaaaaaaaggtttCGTGTTCTCAGGGTTGTTCTTGAAGGCTTCAAATCTTCAATCTCTTATACAGATTTTCGTATCATTATAAACATTTTGGTCCTTTGTTTGTTAAACAGTATTTAGTTttttattatgtgtaagaacgaGTCCTTTAAATGAACGAAGATTATTTAGTTTTTATTTGGAGTTATTTGTTTGACCGACCGAATAGAATAGCCGACCTGAACATATAACCCAAAACATAGCGATTGTAAAAACAATCGGGTTCCATGACTTTTCGCCTCCACGAAACTATTAGTCAAGTTCCGCGTTGCACAAAGATTAGTTAGGGTATACGGAGTGGAAATCGGGAAAGCTCGGCAACGatgtttgccgatcggcaaacaccgccgccaaccATATGGCGATGCGGCAAAGTTGTGAAATCGGCAACCCTTTACCGACTCGGGAACATGCTTCGAAACATGGGGGGGCCCACTCCAACAGTAATATtaccgtttaaaaaaaataataataatttttctttaaaaaattaaactataTATATCACAATAAACCATTTAACCATATACCTTCAAATTTATACTCAAACAAACCAAAAAATACCACCAATTCCTTCTAAAAGTTTACCATACAAAATGGCGGATGAACTCCCGTTATGGTTCCCACCCATGAGTAGCGACGATTCATCCGATAGTAGCATTctttttttcaaaatctcatcgaaGAAACCGAACTTCAAGATACCGGCACATCTAACCGAAGGAGATATATTGAACGTCAACGTGAGGAGGGGCATGAGACACTCGTGGCGGATTATTTTGTCGAAGACCCGAAGTACAACGAAGATATCTTTCGGCATAGGTTCCGTATGTCGAAacgtttgtttctaaaaattgtGTCCGATGTGGAAGAGAACGACCCGTGGTTTGTAGAGGCCCCTGATGCGCGAGGTAGGAAGGGCTTTACGCCCTTGCAAAAGGTGACATCGGCTATTAAACAGCTCGCAACTGGAAACACTCCAGACGAGAACGACGAGTACTTGCATATGGCCGAAAGAACTTCCCGCGAGTGCCTAGAATATTTTTGTGACACGGTTTGCAAAATATATGGTCCAGAGTTCTTACGTAGACCGACAAGCCACGACATGGCACTTTTATACCAAGCTCATGAGGAAAAACATCACCTTCCAGGTATGTTCGGTAGCCTTGATTGCACCCATTTCGTTTGGCGTTTTTGTCCGACAGAGTATCGAGGCCAATATATGCGAGGAGATCATAGATACCCGACTGTTATGCTCGAAGCGGTTGCTTCTCAAGACTTATGGTTTTGGCA
The Helianthus annuus cultivar XRQ/B chromosome 6, HanXRQr2.0-SUNRISE, whole genome shotgun sequence genome window above contains:
- the LOC118479637 gene encoding uncharacterized protein LOC118479637 encodes the protein MSKRLFLKIVSDVEENDPWFVEAPDARGRKGFTPLQKVTSAIKQLATGNTPDENDEYLHMAERTSRECLEYFCDTVCKIYGPEFLRRPTSHDMALLYQAHEEKHHLPGMFGSLDCTHFVWRFCPTEKFKRQHEAARKDVERAFGVLKAKWGVLSRPMRARSVKKIRNVVYTCIILHNMILKDDGKAIAPVHIRDPSVEPALDDTVLGELMNEDTHWRLKHDLIDHLASQDLPHLLVDSEED